The DNA window TCCGGGTTTTTTGTAATAACTCCTTTGACTCTCTAAGATAAACAAACCCTCTTGATATTATATCAGGAGAACCCCTAACTTTACCAGTTTTTTTATCAACCACAGCCACAATGACAAACATTCCATCTTTGGCTAAAATTTGGCGGTCTCTCAAGACAACCTCACCCACATCACCAATTCCTAATCCATCAATCATTACATAATTTGAAGGAATAGCCCTTTTTTCGATAAAAATTCTTTTTTTATTTAAATTAACAACCTGGCCATTTTCAGCTATCACTATATTTTTTTCTGATAGGCCCATCTCTTTAGCTAATTTGCCATGGTTAACTAGCATTGAATATTGTCCATGAATTGGCAAGAAGAACTTTGGTCTAATGATTTTAATCATTTGCTTTAACTCTTCTTTCTGGGCATGACCCCCAGCATGAATATCCATCATTCTATAGTGGAAAACCTTAGCTCCTTGTCTTAAAATATTATCTTTTAAAAACTGGACTGTTCTTTCGTTACCCGGGATAACTGAAGAAGAAAGGATGACCGTATCTCCCCTTTTGATTCTAAGAGAAGGATGTTCTTTATTGACAATTCTCATTAAGGCGGCTGATCTTTCTCCCTGAGCCCCGGTGCAAAGAATAGTTATTTTTGAGTCAGGATAATTTACAATTTCTTTGGTTAGAATTTTTGTTTTCTTTTTTATCTTGACATATCCCAAAATCTTTGAAATCTCAACATTAGTTTTCATTGAATAGCCTTCGATTACCACTTTCCTTCCATATTTCTCAGATAAAGTAATGATTTGTTGAATCCGATTAATTAAAGAAGCAAAAGTAGCAGCAATAATTCGGCCGGTAGATCTTTTAAAAATTTTCTCTAAATTTTCTAAAATTTCTTTTTCTGAAAAAGAATGACCTTCTTCTTCAGCTCCGGTGGAGTCTGACATCAATAGTAAAATTTTTCTTTTACCAATCTTTTTTAATTTCCAAAAGTCGGTTGGTAAATCATTTATTGGATTTTCATCAAATTTAAAGTCAGAGGTATGGAAAATATTTCCCACTGGGGTTTCAATAAACAGCCCTAAATTATCAGGAATATTATGATTCATTCTCAAAAATTCAATTTTAAAGGGACCAAGTTTTATTTTTGACCTATCTTTAATTTCGCGAATATTCAATTTTGGTCGGAGAGGAAAATCCTCCTGCCTTTTTAAGATAATCCCTCGAGTTAAAGGAGAGGCAAACATAGGCAGACCATCAATTTTTTTAATTAAATAGGGAATTGCCCCGATGTGGTCGTAATGGCCATGGGTAAAAACTATCCCTAAAATATTTTTTTCTTTGCCTTTAAGATAAGAAATATTAGGGACAATATAATCAATTCCAGGCATATCTTCCTCTGGTAACCTGAATCCCATATCAATAATTAAAATCTTCCTTTTGTATTCCAGGAGCATCATATTCCGGCCAATCTCACCCAGGCCGCCCAGAGGGATTATTCGGAGATTTTTTTGTTTCTTTGGTTTAGTCATGTTTATCAAATCAAAAATCAAATATTAAAAATACAGATTAAAATTCAAAAATTTTAAATTTTGATTTTTGCATTTTAAATTTAAGCGAAGCAAAGATGCGGGTAGGAGGACTTGCACCTCCATGGGATTTTTCCCACAAGTTCCTGAAACTTGCGCGTCTTCTAATTCCGCCATACCCGCTCATTTTAAAAAATCTAAATTTTTTGGCATTTTTTTTAAAGGTTTTTTCCAGCGAAGTTTTGGTATTTTTTTATAATTTTTATTTTTTATCCAACCAGATTTTGTATAGTAATAGCAGGCTCCCTGTTTTTTTTCAAATAAACGATAATCGTTTTTACATTTTTTGTTGATCCAATTAGCCATTTTCAATTCAGAATTTGAAGAATTAATTGCTAAATGGCCGAAATTTGGTGAAACAACAATGAAATCACCCCTCTTGGCCTTAACTACATAGACATCTTTTACAACATTTCCTTTACACTTTTGCATCAAAAAGATTACTTCCCCCTTTAAAATAAAATAGATTTCTCCGTATTTATTAGAATGCTCATGACCTTTGGTTTTAACAAATTCCCTCCCTAACATTCTGGAAGGAATAGAGGTTATATCATACCTTAAACTATTTTTTTCTTTAATTCCTCTCCAGACATAATAAAGTTCAAAATTTTGAGCAGTTTTTGCCCACCTTTGATCATAGAGAACATTTTCCATTTCTTTTAAGAATCGGATTTTGGGTTTGGTTTTTACCATTTCCATGCCCTCTTTGTCTTAATGTACCAATTCGTCGCGGCACGCGTCCGAGCCCACAGATTATGTGCTCGGCGCTAACACCGCTCCTTAGAAACCCACGGTTTCTAACGCTCGCTTTCAGCTCGCTGTTTTCCTTCATGGGGACGCCACCCACCCACCACCCTCCCGCTTCGCGGGCCCCTACCCAGTTTCCCCGACCCCCTTTGTGAAAATTGGTCCATTATTTCCAAGCCCTTCGTGTTCGGATATACCAATTTTCAATTCCTGAAAATCTTTTTGAAGGGTCAGTAATTATCTTTACATTTATTCCCCTTATTTCTTCAGAGACAAAATAAATATAATCGGGATTGCACAAAAATACAACCGGAGCATCACTAATTAGAATTTTTTGGAATTCTTGATATTTTTCTGCCCCCTCTTTTTGGTTTTGAATCTGGCGTCCTTCCTCCAGTAATTTGTCAACAATTTCATTTTCATAAAGGGCTAAGTTTAATCCCGGGTCTTTTTTCTGGGAGGAGTGCCAGAAGGGAAAGGGGTCGGGAAAAGCACCCAAAACTTCACCAAATAATAAAACCTCATAATCTCGCGGTTTAATAATATCTCTTTTCAGGGCGGAGATATCGGAAGTCTTGATTTCAATTTCTACTCCTAGGGCCCGCCACTGATTTTCCAAAAGATTGGCAATCTCTATTAAAAATGGCTGATTAACTGTTACTAAAGAAAATTTGAGCGGTAAGACTTCTTCAGGCGCTTCAAAACAAACTTCATTTAATTTTGCCCTAGTGGTTTTACTTACTAGGCCGGTACCTTTTTTAAACCCCCAAGGTTCCAAGATCTCTTCTTTGTATTTTTCCTGAAATCTGATTACTGCCTTTTTGGTCAAATCTCCAAAAAGACCGGTAATTTTTCCTTCAGGATAAACATTGGGATCTTTAGCTAGACATTTTTGAAGTTCTTGAACTTCTGTTCCCCGAGAACCTGATTTTAAGTCGCTTTTAAATTGAAAAGCCTTCTCTTTTTCAATAGTTTTTTCTCTTAGACCTTTTTCATTTTCAAGGAACCCTGCCTCATCTAAAATTTCTTTAGCCTTTTCAATATTAAATTGATAAGTTTTAGAAGGGGGTGAAAATCCATAAATTTCTGGTAAAATCGGGGAGTCGACAATTTTTCCTTGCCCTATTAGAATTTTTTCTACGATTTCAGTCTTGTTGGTTCCATAATTTAAGGCCTTTCTTACTTTTTTTTCAGCCAAAACCTCTGATTTTTCGGGATTGAAAAATACGGCAAAATATCTTGGTAGAGAGAGATGATAATCTAAAAATTGATTCTTTTTTAAAAGATGGTAATTTTTTAGTGAAATAATTGAGAATCCTTTAATTTCTCCTTTTTTGATATTCCCAATTAAATCTTCTTCTTTCTCAAAAAACTGAAAAGAGATTTCAGAAATATTTGGAATTTTACCAAAATAATTAGAGTTTGAGGTTAAAGCCAGAGATTTTATAAAGCCTAACTCGTCTTTTTTTACCTCTTTTAATTTATAAGGCCCAGAACCAATAGGATTTGAATTATAAATTGCTAAAGGAAAATTTTGGGGAGAAATGTCCTGCCAGATATGTTTTGGCAAGATTTTTAAGGTTAGATTTTCGAGAAAGGCAGAATAAGGATTTTTTAGTTTAAAACGGATAGTAAAATCCGAGATTTTTTCAATTTCTACTCCCAGCCAAGCTGCTCGGAGGGGGCTTTTGTAATCAGGGTCTTGGATTGTTTTTATAGTAAAGATTATGTCATCGACTGTTAATGGAGATTTATCGTGCCAAGAGACATTCTTTTTTAAATGAAATTCGAAAACCCTTCCCTCTTCTTTAATTTCAGGATAATTTTGGGCTAAATCGGGAACAATCTGACCATCTTGGGTATACTTCATTAAACCGGAAAAAATGAGTTCGACTAAATCTCGATCGACATCTTTGGTTGGAGCATAAATTGGATTGATAAATCTTGGGAAACCTACTACCCCTTCAATATAAACTCCACCCGAAGCAGGCCTTATTTCCGTATTTTTGAAATAAAAATTGATTAAAAGAAAAATAAAAGAACTAAAGGCTAAAATTAAGAAAATAAAAAAAGAAATTTTTTCTTTTTTATTTAAAACTTTTAAAAACTGCCTCCACTGTAACTTAGAAGGCATCCTTCCTCCAACTTTCTTAGAAATCGGGGACCACAAAAATTTTTTGAGAGAGTTTAAAAAAACCTTTATCTTAAATTTACTTGACATTTAAAATCAGAGAATTAGATTCAAAAGGGCTAAGATAATAAAAAGAACCCCTAAGATAATAGTAGCCCCCAAAAATTTTTTTTGGATACCCCGACGAGTAGCATAGAAACCACCGGTTTCACCAAAGGCAGAACCTAAAGCAGTCCCTCTTTGCTGTAAAAGAATAAAGATAAGTAAAAATATTGTAACGGTGATTTGAAAAATTGGCAAATAATTACTCATAAAAGATTATTTTTTAATAAAAATTGAGACAATAACGCTTAATCCCCAGACAATAATTATAGTCCAAAAAAAGGATGTGATGCCAGAAATTTTTAGTTCAGGGAAGATAAAATCAACAATCCAAACCATCCCCATGTTTATTATTAAAGTAAATAAACCAAAAGTTAAAATTCTGAGAGGCAGAAAAATTTTTTTCAAGATTGGCTTAATAAAAAAATTAATTAAGCCTAAAACCAGACCAGATAGGAGCAAAACTTGGAAGGAGCCGGTAAATTCTACTCCTCGGACAAATTTAGTAGCCAAAAAAAGACCTAAGACCCCAGCAATGATTTGTAAAATTAAATGCCTCACTTATTGAGAATAAAAGATTTTTTAATTAATGTCAACCCAAAAACCTCTTTTTTCTCAATTTTCTATGATAAGAAATGGCAAATCGGTGAGCTTCATCCCGGAGCTGCAAAATTAAATTAAAAATTTCTCTAGAAAGATTTTTTAATAAAATTGGCTTTTTTTGATTCTCAATATAAAGTTTATTTCCTTTCTTAGCAAGAGCAATAACCTTAATATTTTTTGTTTCTGAGCGGGCAGCTTTTAATTGGGTTTTTCCTCCATCAATTAAGATTAAGTCTGGCCGGCCCCATTCTGGATGTTGAAATCTCCGAAATAAAATTTCCCTTATCATTGCTAAATCATTTGATTTCCCAGTAATTTTTATTTTAAATTTTCGATAAAAATTTTTATCAGGTTCTCCGTTTATAAACACCACCATTGAACCAGTAGCTAAATTTCCTTGAAAGCCAGAAACGTCATAGGCTTCAATTCTCTTGATTCCCCTTTTAATTTTAAGAAGTTTTTTTAAGTTTTTTTCGGTATTTCTCCATTCAAAAATTTTTGCCTGTCTGTCAAAACCCACGGCTTCAGACACTGGCAGGCGGGTATGAGAGAGAATTTTTCTTAAAGCCCTAATTTGATCTCTAATTTTTGCTGCCTTTTCAAATTTTTTTTCTTTTGCTACCTTTTTCATTTCTTTTTTTAAATCTTTTAATACCTGAATTTTCTTTCCCTGGAGAATTTTTTTCAAACTTTTAACATTTCTCTGACATTCATTTTTTATTTGATAAAAGACCTGGGGAATTTGTTGGCTAAGTTTCGATTTCAAAAGGCAGGGAGCTGGACATCTATCTAGTTGATACCAAAGGCAAGGTCTTTTTGGTAAATTTTTACAGGACCTATAAGGAAAAACCTTTCTTAAAATTTTTAGAGTTTGTTTTAGAGCCCTACCTTCAACAAATGGCCCAATGAATTTAGTTTGTAGTTTGTAGTTTGTAGTTTGTAGTTTAATTTGGTGGGTCCAAAAAACTCTTGGGAAATCCTCTTTTGTTATTCCGGTATAAAAGAAGTTTTTATCATCTCGCCAAATTACATTGTATTTTGGTTGATGTTTTTTAATTAAATTTGCCTCTAAAATTAGAGCCTCAATTCCTGAATCAGTTTTTAAAAATCCAATTTTTTTTGTTTGATTTAAAAAAAGATCTTCTTTAAACCCAGGTTGTTGAAAATGATTTTTTATTCTTTCTTGAATATTGGCCGCCTTGCCAATATATAATTTTCTTCTTCTATTCAAAAAGCAATAAACTCCCGGTGCTTTTGGAAGTTTTTTAGTTTCCCCCTTTTTTATAAATCGAAATCCTTTCATATTAAAGATTTTAATCTAAAATTTTTGATTTTTCAATAGATACCTATTGTTGAAATTTTTTAAAATTTCAGATATAATAGGAAGTTAATTATGTTCAAAGATTTTATTAAAATTCGGGGAGCTAAAGTTCACCCCGTAAAATTCGCTTCGCTCATCACGTGGCAAGTAATCTAAAAATATGACCAAGAATGTGATAAAAATCAGAGGAGCGAGAGTACATAACTTGAAGAATATAAACTTAGATATTCCCCGAAATAAACTGGTAGTTATTACTGGAATTTCAGGTTCTGGTAAGAGCTCTTTAGCCTTCGACACCTTATATGCCGAAGGACAGAGAAGATATGTTGAGAGTTTATCTGCCTACGCCCGTCAGTTTTTAGGAGTAATGGATAAGCCAGAAGTTGATAAAATCGAGGGAATTTCCCCGGCAATCTCAATTGACCAAAGAAAAGCAGCTCACAATCCTCGCTCCACTGTTGGAACAATTACCGAAATTTATGATTATCTAAGATTATTATTTGCCCGAGTTGGTAAACCCCATTGCCCAAAATGTGGAAAGGAAATTTCTCGTCAAACTATTGATCAGATAACTAAACAAATTTTGAAATTGCCTAAAAGAACTAAGATTTTAATTTTAGGACCAGTGATTCGCGGCCGAAAAGGAGAACGCCGGGGCCTAATAGAAGAAATTCAAAGATCAGGATTTGTCAGGATAAGAATAGATGGAATTTTGCATCGAGTAGAAGAAGCCCTATCTCTAACCTTAGATCGAAAACGGAAACATAATATTGAAGTAGTTGTTGATAGATTAATAATTGAAAAGGATTTAGATAGATCAAGATTAGTTGATTCCCTGGAGATAGCCTTAAAATTAGGAAAAGGAATAGTAATAATAAATCGAAAATCAAAAGATTTGCTATTTTCCGAACATTTTGCCTGCGAGAGATGTGGAGTTTCTTTGCCAGAATTGGAACCTCGTATTTTCTCTTTCAATTCTCCCTATGGGGCCTGTTCTCTCTGCCAAGGCTTAGGAGAAAGATTAGAGATTGACCCAAAATTGGTTATTCCTAATCCTAACTTATCAATTGCTGAGGGAGCAATTTTCCCCTGGGCTCACGCCTCCCATAAAGTTGGCAGACAGGGTTATTATTGGTGGAAACTTCAAGGTTTAGCTGATAAACATAATTTTTCATTAAATACTCCAATAAAAGATTTGTCAAAGAGAGCTGTTAATTTAATTTTATACGGCGATGAAGAACTTGAAGGAGTAGTCTCTAATTTGGAAAGAAGATATCATGAGACTGATTCAGAATATGTTCGTCAGGAAATTGAGCAGTATATGATTAAAAGAAAATGTGAACAATGTCAGGGAAAAAGATTAAAATCTGAGGTATTGGCAGTTAAGGTAGCGGGAAAGTCAATTGATAAAATTGTTGAAGTGAGCATTAAAAACACAAAAAAGTTTTTTAGAAATTTATTAAACCAAAAACCCTTTGTCCTGAGCCCTAATGAGCAAAAAATTGCCCAACCTATTATTAAAGAAATCCTTGACCGTCTTCAGTTCCTGATTGATGTCGGTTTGGATTATTTAACCTTAGATCGAAAAACTCAGACCTTAGCTAGTGGAGAAGAACAAAGAATAAGATTAGCTACTCAAATTGGCTCCCATTTAACTGGTGTTTTATATATTTTAGATGAACCTTCAATTGGTCTTCATTCAAGAGATCAAAGCCGACTTATTGGAACTCTAAAAAAATTAAGAGACCTTCAAAATACTGTTGTCGTTGTTGAACATGATCCCCAGACAATAATGGCAGCTGATTGGATAATTGATATTGGGCCAGGAGCGGGAAAGCGAGGTGGACGGATTATTTTTCAGGGAACACCAAAACAATTATTAAAAGCAAAGACTCTGACTGGAGATTATATGGCCGGAAGAAAGAAAGTTGAAATTACAAAGTCAAAACTAAATACCCTCCCATCACCCTTCCGCCAGAAAGGCAGGCTCCTCGTCAAAGTTCCCACCAAAGTCTTGGCTTCGTCAGGTAAGCAAAACCATTTAATTATTAAAAAAGCAGCTGAGCATAATCTGAAGAATATTAATGTTAGAATTCCCTTGCAAAAATTTGTCTGTATTGCTGGAGTCTCAGGTTCTGGGAAAAGTTCTTTAATGAATGATATTTTAGCCAAGGTTTTAATGAGAGAATTCTATAGAGCAAAAGAAGAACCGGGAAAATTTGAAGAGATATTAGGAACTGAATTTTTGGATAAAGTAGTTTTAGTTGATCAGTCTCCCATTGGTCGAACTCCTAGGTCAAATCCAGCGACTTATACTGGTGCCTTTTCTTATATTAGAGATCTTTTCTCAAAGACTAAAGAAGCCAGAATCAGAGGATATCGACCCGGCCGTTTTAGTTTTAATGTTAAAGGCGGGAGATGTGAGGCCTGTCAGGGTCAAGGCCAGATTAAAATCGAAATGTATTTTCTCCCTGATGTCTATATTGAATGCCAGGAATGTAAAGGGAAGAGATTTAATAAAGAAACCTTAAAGATTGAATATAAGGGGGAAAATATTGCCCGAGTTTTAGAGATGACGGTTGAAGGGGCTTTAAATTTTTTCAAAAATATCCCCAGCCTTTCTCGAAAATTAAAAACACTCAATGATGTTGGTTTGGGTTATCTCCAGATTGGTCAACCAGCTCTTTCTCTGTCTGGTGGGGAGGCCCAGAGAGTAAAGTTAGCCACCGAGCTTTCTAAAAAATCAACTGGAAAGACTTTATACATTTTAGATGAGCCAACTACTGGTCTCCACCCCGATGATATTAAAAAATTACTTTTTGTCTTGCGAGAATTAGTGAACCGGGGAAATACAGTTTTAATTATTGAGCATAACTTAGATGTGATAAAAAATGCTGACTGGATTATTGACCTAGGACCAGAGGGAGGGGAGAAAGGGGGTTATATTGTTGCTACAGGTGCACCAAGAGAAATTATTAAAAATAAAAAAAGTTATACCGGATACTATTTAAAACAAGTTTTGGCTAATTCCCATTTTAATAAGTACTCTTGACATATTTTTTTGTCTAAATAATAATAAAAAGAGAATTAGCACTCAAAGGTTGGAACTGCTAAATATTATTTAAAGATGAAAAAAATAAAACTATGAGAATTAAACCTTTATCCGATCATATCCTTATTGAGCCTCTAAAAGTGGAGGCGAGAACTAAGA is part of the Patescibacteria group bacterium genome and encodes:
- a CDS encoding glucose-6-phosphate isomerase, translated to MVKTKPKIRFLKEMENVLYDQRWAKTAQNFELYYVWRGIKEKNSLRYDITSIPSRMLGREFVKTKGHEHSNKYGEIYFILKGEVIFLMQKCKGNVVKDVYVVKAKRGDFIVVSPNFGHLAINSSNSELKMANWINKKCKNDYRLFEKKQGACYYYTKSGWIKNKNYKKIPKLRWKKPLKKMPKNLDFLK
- a CDS encoding phage holin family protein, which translates into the protein MRHLILQIIAGVLGLFLATKFVRGVEFTGSFQVLLLSGLVLGLINFFIKPILKKIFLPLRILTFGLFTLIINMGMVWIVDFIFPELKISGITSFFWTIIIVWGLSVIVSIFIKK
- a CDS encoding GIY-YIG nuclease family protein → MKGFRFIKKGETKKLPKAPGVYCFLNRRRKLYIGKAANIQERIKNHFQQPGFKEDLFLNQTKKIGFLKTDSGIEALILEANLIKKHQPKYNVIWRDDKNFFYTGITKEDFPRVFWTHQIKLQTTNYKLQTKFIGPFVEGRALKQTLKILRKVFPYRSCKNLPKRPCLWYQLDRCPAPCLLKSKLSQQIPQVFYQIKNECQRNVKSLKKILQGKKIQVLKDLKKEMKKVAKEKKFEKAAKIRDQIRALRKILSHTRLPVSEAVGFDRQAKIFEWRNTEKNLKKLLKIKRGIKRIEAYDVSGFQGNLATGSMVVFINGEPDKNFYRKFKIKITGKSNDLAMIREILFRRFQHPEWGRPDLILIDGGKTQLKAARSETKNIKVIALAKKGNKLYIENQKKPILLKNLSREIFNLILQLRDEAHRFAISYHRKLRKKRFLG
- the uvrA gene encoding excinuclease ABC subunit UvrA, with translation MTKNVIKIRGARVHNLKNINLDIPRNKLVVITGISGSGKSSLAFDTLYAEGQRRYVESLSAYARQFLGVMDKPEVDKIEGISPAISIDQRKAAHNPRSTVGTITEIYDYLRLLFARVGKPHCPKCGKEISRQTIDQITKQILKLPKRTKILILGPVIRGRKGERRGLIEEIQRSGFVRIRIDGILHRVEEALSLTLDRKRKHNIEVVVDRLIIEKDLDRSRLVDSLEIALKLGKGIVIINRKSKDLLFSEHFACERCGVSLPELEPRIFSFNSPYGACSLCQGLGERLEIDPKLVIPNPNLSIAEGAIFPWAHASHKVGRQGYYWWKLQGLADKHNFSLNTPIKDLSKRAVNLILYGDEELEGVVSNLERRYHETDSEYVRQEIEQYMIKRKCEQCQGKRLKSEVLAVKVAGKSIDKIVEVSIKNTKKFFRNLLNQKPFVLSPNEQKIAQPIIKEILDRLQFLIDVGLDYLTLDRKTQTLASGEEQRIRLATQIGSHLTGVLYILDEPSIGLHSRDQSRLIGTLKKLRDLQNTVVVVEHDPQTIMAADWIIDIGPGAGKRGGRIIFQGTPKQLLKAKTLTGDYMAGRKKVEITKSKLNTLPSPFRQKGRLLVKVPTKVLASSGKQNHLIIKKAAEHNLKNINVRIPLQKFVCIAGVSGSGKSSLMNDILAKVLMREFYRAKEEPGKFEEILGTEFLDKVVLVDQSPIGRTPRSNPATYTGAFSYIRDLFSKTKEARIRGYRPGRFSFNVKGGRCEACQGQGQIKIEMYFLPDVYIECQECKGKRFNKETLKIEYKGENIARVLEMTVEGALNFFKNIPSLSRKLKTLNDVGLGYLQIGQPALSLSGGEAQRVKLATELSKKSTGKTLYILDEPTTGLHPDDIKKLLFVLRELVNRGNTVLIIEHNLDVIKNADWIIDLGPEGGEKGGYIVATGAPREIIKNKKSYTGYYLKQVLANSHFNKYS
- a CDS encoding ribonuclease J, giving the protein MTKPKKQKNLRIIPLGGLGEIGRNMMLLEYKRKILIIDMGFRLPEEDMPGIDYIVPNISYLKGKEKNILGIVFTHGHYDHIGAIPYLIKKIDGLPMFASPLTRGIILKRQEDFPLRPKLNIREIKDRSKIKLGPFKIEFLRMNHNIPDNLGLFIETPVGNIFHTSDFKFDENPINDLPTDFWKLKKIGKRKILLLMSDSTGAEEEGHSFSEKEILENLEKIFKRSTGRIIAATFASLINRIQQIITLSEKYGRKVVIEGYSMKTNVEISKILGYVKIKKKTKILTKEIVNYPDSKITILCTGAQGERSAALMRIVNKEHPSLRIKRGDTVILSSSVIPGNERTVQFLKDNILRQGAKVFHYRMMDIHAGGHAQKEELKQMIKIIRPKFFLPIHGQYSMLVNHGKLAKEMGLSEKNIVIAENGQVVNLNKKRIFIEKRAIPSNYVMIDGLGIGDVGEVVLRDRQILAKDGMFVIVAVVDKKTGKVRGSPDIISRGFVYLRESKELLQKTRKKVIDIVNKATGSGGAVNWAHVKNEIRKKIGQFLYTRTQRRPMILPVVIEI
- the secG gene encoding preprotein translocase subunit SecG, which translates into the protein MSNYLPIFQITVTIFLLIFILLQQRGTALGSAFGETGGFYATRRGIQKKFLGATIILGVLFIILALLNLIL